From Pongo pygmaeus isolate AG05252 chromosome 1, NHGRI_mPonPyg2-v2.0_pri, whole genome shotgun sequence, one genomic window encodes:
- the PODN gene encoding podocan isoform X1: protein MYYLHCTDKETEAQQGQRWDSNWDLRDLRVSEPELPACLIRAQRCLSPCKEKPGTHQEPSLRHGTAGTMASSSIFLYGPEIIPCTPSLLDPGAIPGSGLWQVAVVTEHIRPWFRQPCRPGASDSAPPAGTMAQSQALLLLLLLLPPQLHLGPVLAMRAPGFGRSGGHSLSPEENEFAEEEPVLVLSPEEPGPGLAAVSCPRDCACSQEGVVDCGGIDLREFPGDLPEHTNHLSLQNNQLEKIYPEELSRLHRLETLNLQNNRLTSRGLPEKAFEHLTNLNYLYLANNKLTLAPRFLPNALISVDFAANYLTKIYGLTFGQKPNLRSVYLHNNKLADAGLPDNMFNGSSNVEVLILSSNFLRHVPKHLPPALYKLHLKNNKLEKIPPGAFSELSSLRELYLQNNYLTDEGLDNETFWKLSSLEYLDLSSNNLSRVPAGLPRSLVLLHLEKNAIRSVDANVLTPIRSLEYLLLHSNQLQAQGIHPLAFQGLKRLHTVHLYNNALERVPSGLPRRVRTLMILHNQITGIGREDFATTYFLEELNLSYNRITSPQVHRDAFRKLRLLRSLDLSGNRLHTLPPGLPRNVHVLKVKRNELAALARGALVGMAQLRELYLTSNRLRSRALGPRAWVDLAHLQLLDIAGNQLTEIPEGLPESLEYLYLQNNKISAVPANAFDSTPNLKGIFLRFNKLAVGSVVDSAFRKLKHLQVLDIEGNLEFGDVSKDRGRLGKEKEEEEEEEEEEEEEETR, encoded by the exons ATGTATTATCTGCATtgtacagacaaggaaactgaggctcagcaaggtCAGAGGTGGGATTCAAACTGGGATTTGCGGGACCTGAGAGTCAGTGAACCTGAGCTACCAGCATGTCTTATCAGAGCCCAGAGATGTCTGAGTCCCTGTAAAGAGAAACCAGGAACCCACCAAGAGCCAAGCCTACGCCACGGGACTGCTGGGACAATGGCATCTTCCAGCATCTTCCTCTATGGGCCTGAGATCATCCCCTGCACCCCGTCCTTGCTGGACCCGGGGGCCATTCCAGGGAGTGGTCTCTGGCAAGTGGCAGTGGTCACTGAGCACATCAGGCCCTG GTTCCGTCAGCCCTGTCGCCCAGGCGCATCTGACTCGGCACCCCCTGCAGGCACCATGGCCCAGAGCCAGgcgctgctgctgctcctgctgctgctgccgccacaGCTGCACCTGGGACCTGTGCTTGCCATGAGGGCCCCAGGATTTGGCCGAAGCGGCGGCCACAGCCTGAGCCCCGAAGAGAACGAATTTGCGGAGGAGGAGCCGGTGCTGGTCCTGAGCCCTGAGGAGCCTGGGCCTGGCCTAGCCGCGGTCAGCTGCCCCCGAGACTGTGCCTGTTCCCAGGAGGGCGTCGTGGACTGTGGCGGCATTGACCTGCGTGAGTTTCCGGGGGACCTGCCTGAACACACCAACCACCTATCTCTGCAG AACAACCAGCTGGAAAAGATCTACCCTGAGGAGCTCTCCCGGCTGCACCGGCTGGAGACGCTGAACCTGCAAAACAACCGCTTGACTTCCCGAG GGCTCCCAGAGAAGGCGTTTGAGCATCTGACCAACCTCAATTACCTGTACTTGGCCAATAACAAG ctgaCCTTGGCACCCCGCTTCCTGCCAAACGCCCTGATCAGTGTGGACTTTGCTGCCAACTATCTCACCAAGATCTATGGGCTCACCTTTGGCCAGAAGCCAAACTTGAG GTCTGTGTACCTGCACAACAACAAGCTGGCGGACGCCGGGCTGCCGGACAACATGTTCAACGGCTCCAGCAACGTCGAGGTCCTCATCCTGTCCAGCAACTTCCTGCGCCACGTGCCCAAGCACCTGCCGCCTGCCCTGTACAAGTTGCACCTCAAG AACAACAAGCTGGAGAAGATCCCCCCGGGGGCCTTCAGCGAGCTGAGCAGCCTGCGTGAGCTGTACCTGCAGAACAACTACCTGACTGACGAGGGCCTGGACAACGAGACCTTCTG GAAGCTCTCCAGCCTGGAGTACCTGGATCTGTCCAGCAACAACCTGTCTCGGGTCCCAGCTGGGCTGCCGCGCAGCCTGGTGCTGCTGCACTTGGAGAAGAACGCCATCCGGAGCGTGGACGCGAACGTGCTGACCCCCATCCGCAGCCTGGAGTACCTGCTGCTGCACAGCAACCAGCTGCAGGCGCAGGGCATCCACCCACTGGCCTTCCAGGGCCTCAAGCGGCTGCACACGGTGCACCTGTACAACAACGCGCTGGAGCGCGTGCCCAGTGGCCTGCCTCGCCGCGTACGCACCCTCATGATCCTGCACAACCAGATCACAGGCATTGGCCGCGAAGACTTCGCCACCACCTACTTCCTGGAGGAGCTCAACCTCAGCTACAACCGCATCACCAGCCCGCAGGTGCACCGCGACGCCTTCCGCAAGCTGCGCCTGCTGCGCTCGCTGGACCTGTCGGGCAACCGGCTGCACACGCTGCCACCTGGGCTGCCTCGAAATGTCCATGTGCTGAAGGTCAAGCGCAATGAGCTGGCTGCCCTGGCACGAGGGGCGCTGGTGGGCATGGCTCAGCTGCGTGAGCTGTACCTCACCAGCAACCGACTACGCAGCCGGGCCCTGGGCCCCCGTGCCTGGGTGGACCTCGCCCATCTGCAG CTGTTGGACATCGCCGGAAATCAGCTCACAGAGATCCCCGAGGGGCTCCCCGAGTCACTTGAGTACTTGTACCTGCAGAACAACAAGATTAGTGCGGTGCCCGCCAATGCCTTCGACTCCACGCCCAACCTCAAGGGGATCTTTCTCAG GTTTAACAAGCTGGCTGTGGGCTCCGTGGTGGACAGTGCCTTCCGGAAGCTGAAGCACCTGCAGGTCTTGGACATTGAAGGCAACCTTGAGTTTGGTGATGTTTCCAAGGACCGTGGCCGCTtggggaaggaaaaggaggaggaggaagaggaggaggaggaggaagaggaagaggaaacaaGATAG
- the PODN gene encoding podocan isoform X2 codes for MYYLHCTDKETEAQQGQRWDSNWDLRDLRVSEPELPACLIRAQRCLSPCKEKPGTHQEPSLRHGTAGTMASSSIFLYGPEIIPCTPSLLDPGAIPGSGLWQVAVVTEHIRPWFRQPCRPGASDSAPPAGTMAQSQALLLLLLLLPPQLHLGPVLAMRAPGFGRSGGHSLSPEENEFAEEEPVLVLSPEEPGPGLAAVSCPRDCACSQEGVVDCGGIDLREFPGDLPEHTNHLSLQNNQLEKIYPEELSRLHRLETLNLQNNRLTSRGLPEKAFEHLTNLNYLYLANNKLTLAPRFLPNALISVDFAANYLTKIYGLTFGQKPNLRSVYLHNNKLADAGLPDNMFNGSSNVEVLILSSNFLRHVPKHLPPALYKLHLKNNKLEKIPPGAFSELSSLRELYLQNNYLTDEGLDNETFWKLSSLEYLDLSSNNLSRVPAGLPRSLVLLHLEKNAIRSVDANVLTPIRSLEYLLLHSNQLQAQGIHPLAFQGLKRLHTVHLYNNALERVPSGLPRRVRTLMILHNQITGIGREDFATTYFLEELNLSYNRITSPQVHRDAFRKLRLLRSLDLSGNRLHTLPPGLPRNVHVLKVKRNELAALARGALVGMAQLRELYLTSNRLRSRALGPRAWVDLAHLQNNKISAVPANAFDSTPNLKGIFLRFNKLAVGSVVDSAFRKLKHLQVLDIEGNLEFGDVSKDRGRLGKEKEEEEEEEEEEEEEETR; via the exons ATGTATTATCTGCATtgtacagacaaggaaactgaggctcagcaaggtCAGAGGTGGGATTCAAACTGGGATTTGCGGGACCTGAGAGTCAGTGAACCTGAGCTACCAGCATGTCTTATCAGAGCCCAGAGATGTCTGAGTCCCTGTAAAGAGAAACCAGGAACCCACCAAGAGCCAAGCCTACGCCACGGGACTGCTGGGACAATGGCATCTTCCAGCATCTTCCTCTATGGGCCTGAGATCATCCCCTGCACCCCGTCCTTGCTGGACCCGGGGGCCATTCCAGGGAGTGGTCTCTGGCAAGTGGCAGTGGTCACTGAGCACATCAGGCCCTG GTTCCGTCAGCCCTGTCGCCCAGGCGCATCTGACTCGGCACCCCCTGCAGGCACCATGGCCCAGAGCCAGgcgctgctgctgctcctgctgctgctgccgccacaGCTGCACCTGGGACCTGTGCTTGCCATGAGGGCCCCAGGATTTGGCCGAAGCGGCGGCCACAGCCTGAGCCCCGAAGAGAACGAATTTGCGGAGGAGGAGCCGGTGCTGGTCCTGAGCCCTGAGGAGCCTGGGCCTGGCCTAGCCGCGGTCAGCTGCCCCCGAGACTGTGCCTGTTCCCAGGAGGGCGTCGTGGACTGTGGCGGCATTGACCTGCGTGAGTTTCCGGGGGACCTGCCTGAACACACCAACCACCTATCTCTGCAG AACAACCAGCTGGAAAAGATCTACCCTGAGGAGCTCTCCCGGCTGCACCGGCTGGAGACGCTGAACCTGCAAAACAACCGCTTGACTTCCCGAG GGCTCCCAGAGAAGGCGTTTGAGCATCTGACCAACCTCAATTACCTGTACTTGGCCAATAACAAG ctgaCCTTGGCACCCCGCTTCCTGCCAAACGCCCTGATCAGTGTGGACTTTGCTGCCAACTATCTCACCAAGATCTATGGGCTCACCTTTGGCCAGAAGCCAAACTTGAG GTCTGTGTACCTGCACAACAACAAGCTGGCGGACGCCGGGCTGCCGGACAACATGTTCAACGGCTCCAGCAACGTCGAGGTCCTCATCCTGTCCAGCAACTTCCTGCGCCACGTGCCCAAGCACCTGCCGCCTGCCCTGTACAAGTTGCACCTCAAG AACAACAAGCTGGAGAAGATCCCCCCGGGGGCCTTCAGCGAGCTGAGCAGCCTGCGTGAGCTGTACCTGCAGAACAACTACCTGACTGACGAGGGCCTGGACAACGAGACCTTCTG GAAGCTCTCCAGCCTGGAGTACCTGGATCTGTCCAGCAACAACCTGTCTCGGGTCCCAGCTGGGCTGCCGCGCAGCCTGGTGCTGCTGCACTTGGAGAAGAACGCCATCCGGAGCGTGGACGCGAACGTGCTGACCCCCATCCGCAGCCTGGAGTACCTGCTGCTGCACAGCAACCAGCTGCAGGCGCAGGGCATCCACCCACTGGCCTTCCAGGGCCTCAAGCGGCTGCACACGGTGCACCTGTACAACAACGCGCTGGAGCGCGTGCCCAGTGGCCTGCCTCGCCGCGTACGCACCCTCATGATCCTGCACAACCAGATCACAGGCATTGGCCGCGAAGACTTCGCCACCACCTACTTCCTGGAGGAGCTCAACCTCAGCTACAACCGCATCACCAGCCCGCAGGTGCACCGCGACGCCTTCCGCAAGCTGCGCCTGCTGCGCTCGCTGGACCTGTCGGGCAACCGGCTGCACACGCTGCCACCTGGGCTGCCTCGAAATGTCCATGTGCTGAAGGTCAAGCGCAATGAGCTGGCTGCCCTGGCACGAGGGGCGCTGGTGGGCATGGCTCAGCTGCGTGAGCTGTACCTCACCAGCAACCGACTACGCAGCCGGGCCCTGGGCCCCCGTGCCTGGGTGGACCTCGCCCATCTGCAG AACAACAAGATTAGTGCGGTGCCCGCCAATGCCTTCGACTCCACGCCCAACCTCAAGGGGATCTTTCTCAG GTTTAACAAGCTGGCTGTGGGCTCCGTGGTGGACAGTGCCTTCCGGAAGCTGAAGCACCTGCAGGTCTTGGACATTGAAGGCAACCTTGAGTTTGGTGATGTTTCCAAGGACCGTGGCCGCTtggggaaggaaaaggaggaggaggaagaggaggaggaggaggaagaggaagaggaaacaaGATAG